A region of Pirellulaceae bacterium DNA encodes the following proteins:
- the ppk1 gene encoding polyphosphate kinase 1: MSQKKSAFNEQAFQPDHYINRELSWLEFNARVLEEAKDPSTPLLERVKFLSIFSSNLDEFFMVRVAGLREQAFASEAPQDYNPDGMKAIAQLRKIASRTKELVLDQYDCWTNGVLPALSAEGIHIRPLMEVKDTSQLDRFFRETVFPIITPMAIDPSHPRPRYHNRSLYISVALRRRSGIGPKRLFAVVQIPQVLPRLIPIKEGETSFVYLEDLIASRLPELFGGYEILTYAPFRLTRDSDLDLIEQESDDMLRLIEERLKARRRADAVRLEIAADADEDLIEAIEHQEELRATSVRGDEMYEEVYRIPGPLDLTGLGALYELSEYEHLKDPSFSPRIATGLRRRGEDIFAAIGRRDILLHHPYDDFSPVVDFVVRAAQDSNVLAIKQTLYRTSGDSPIVQALMDAAEAGKQVTALIELQARFDEEANVGWARKLEQYGVHVVYGFLDLKTHCKVSLVVRQEADLVKRYVHLGTGNYNPSTARLYTDLGLFTSDEDIGADVSALFNLLTGYSQGYKWRKLVVAPTHLHQRTIELINEQTELARAGKPSRIFAKLNSLVDHRVIDALYCASQAGVPIQLIVRGICCLRPDIDGVSDNIHVTSIVDRFLEHSRICVFGPDDTAKVFLSSADWMPRNFYRRVEVMFPVEAPVLKRQILTELLPAYLRDNTRARRLKADGSYSRLKSGRGQRSFRSQTELLSSDALIAPRPMVVNESQDTQNDSSRASTKKRTRAK, from the coding sequence ATGTCCCAGAAAAAATCTGCATTCAACGAACAAGCGTTTCAACCGGATCATTATATAAATCGCGAGTTGAGCTGGCTCGAGTTCAACGCTCGAGTTCTTGAGGAAGCAAAAGATCCCTCGACGCCTCTGTTGGAAAGAGTCAAATTTCTCTCGATTTTCAGTTCGAATCTGGATGAGTTTTTCATGGTGCGCGTTGCCGGCCTGCGGGAACAGGCTTTCGCATCAGAGGCACCACAGGACTATAACCCGGACGGGATGAAGGCGATCGCCCAACTGCGGAAAATCGCGTCCCGAACGAAGGAGCTGGTTCTGGATCAATATGATTGCTGGACGAACGGCGTGCTGCCGGCCTTGTCCGCCGAAGGGATTCACATCCGACCGTTGATGGAGGTTAAGGATACGAGCCAATTGGATCGGTTCTTTCGAGAGACTGTCTTTCCGATTATCACTCCCATGGCAATCGATCCGAGTCATCCTCGTCCCCGCTACCATAATCGTAGTCTTTACATCAGCGTTGCCTTGCGACGTCGGAGTGGTATTGGACCCAAGAGATTGTTCGCCGTCGTCCAGATTCCTCAGGTGTTGCCTCGGCTGATTCCGATCAAAGAGGGTGAGACTTCGTTCGTTTATTTAGAAGATTTGATCGCTTCTCGCTTGCCCGAGTTGTTTGGAGGGTATGAGATTCTGACTTATGCTCCGTTTCGACTGACCCGCGATAGTGACTTAGATCTGATCGAGCAAGAGTCGGATGACATGTTGCGATTGATTGAAGAGCGGCTGAAGGCACGACGGCGTGCGGATGCGGTCAGGTTGGAAATCGCGGCGGATGCCGACGAGGATTTGATTGAGGCGATTGAACATCAGGAAGAGTTGCGAGCGACCTCCGTTCGCGGCGATGAAATGTACGAGGAGGTTTATCGCATCCCTGGTCCCCTGGACCTCACTGGACTCGGCGCTCTCTATGAGTTATCGGAGTATGAGCATCTGAAGGATCCTTCGTTTTCACCGCGAATCGCGACAGGCTTGCGTCGGCGTGGGGAGGATATTTTTGCTGCGATTGGCCGCCGTGATATTTTGCTGCATCATCCGTATGATGACTTTTCTCCGGTTGTCGACTTTGTCGTAAGAGCGGCTCAAGATTCCAATGTACTGGCGATCAAGCAAACGCTTTATCGTACCAGCGGAGACTCCCCTATCGTTCAGGCCTTGATGGACGCTGCGGAGGCAGGGAAACAAGTGACGGCGCTGATTGAATTGCAGGCTCGTTTTGATGAAGAAGCCAACGTGGGGTGGGCCCGGAAATTAGAACAGTATGGTGTGCATGTTGTCTATGGATTCCTTGACCTGAAGACGCACTGCAAGGTTTCACTGGTGGTTCGTCAAGAAGCTGACCTTGTTAAACGATATGTTCATCTCGGTACTGGAAACTACAATCCGTCCACTGCACGACTCTATACGGATCTTGGTTTGTTTACCTCCGATGAGGATATTGGTGCGGATGTGTCGGCATTATTTAATTTGTTGACGGGTTATTCGCAGGGATACAAATGGCGAAAACTCGTGGTCGCGCCCACTCACTTACATCAGCGGACTATTGAACTCATCAATGAACAAACCGAATTGGCCCGTGCGGGCAAGCCATCGCGGATTTTTGCAAAGCTGAATTCGCTGGTGGACCACCGCGTGATCGATGCCCTCTATTGTGCCAGCCAGGCGGGCGTGCCGATCCAGCTGATAGTGCGAGGAATCTGCTGCCTGCGGCCCGACATCGATGGAGTATCGGACAATATTCACGTGACCAGCATCGTTGATCGATTCCTAGAGCACAGTCGGATTTGTGTCTTTGGACCGGACGATACGGCGAAAGTCTTTCTCAGTAGTGCCGATTGGATGCCTCGCAACTTTTATCGCCGGGTCGAAGTAATGTTTCCCGTGGAAGCACCCGTCCTGAAGCGGCAGATCTTGACAGAACTGTTGCCGGCTTATCTTCGTGATAATACACGGGCTCGACGATTGAAAGCTGATGGGAGTTACTCGCGATTGAAATCTGGTCGAGGGCAGCGGTCATTCCGTTCTCAAACCGAATTGTTATCATCGGATGCACTGATTGCACCCCGCCCCATGGTAGTCAACGAGTCGCAGGATACGCAAAATGATAGCTCTCGTGCGTCAACCAAGAAACGTACACGAGCGAAATAA
- a CDS encoding NUDIX hydrolase — MKPTNESKPEILAETNYLQLVQHGHWTYARRPNSIGAVGVVAVTDDRHLVLIEQYRIPVAGPVIELPAGLVGDDPAHRKESWEEAAGRELLEETGYEAGRLQLLVDGVSSAGLTDEGVHLMRASQLQRRHAGGGVENESITVHTIPLTEVPSWLQTERERGVQVDFKVYAGLYFLNLEHQS, encoded by the coding sequence ATGAAACCAACGAACGAATCAAAGCCGGAAATCCTGGCCGAAACGAATTATTTACAACTGGTGCAACACGGACACTGGACCTATGCACGTCGCCCAAATTCGATCGGCGCCGTCGGAGTCGTCGCTGTCACAGACGACCGGCATCTGGTGCTCATTGAACAGTATCGCATTCCGGTCGCCGGGCCAGTGATCGAACTCCCGGCAGGACTCGTTGGCGACGATCCGGCGCACCGCAAAGAATCTTGGGAGGAAGCGGCCGGTCGCGAACTCCTCGAGGAAACCGGCTACGAAGCCGGCCGACTGCAACTGCTCGTGGATGGCGTATCCTCGGCTGGACTAACTGACGAGGGCGTTCACTTGATGCGTGCCTCTCAGCTGCAGCGACGCCATGCGGGGGGCGGCGTCGAAAACGAATCGATTACTGTTCATACCATCCCACTGACAGAAGTACCCAGCTGGCTGCAAACAGAACGTGAGCGAGGCGTGCAAGTGGATTTCAAGGTTTACGCCGGCCTCTATTTTTTAAACCTGGAACATCAGTCCTAA
- a CDS encoding lactate racemase domain-containing protein, translating to MSLYFAAGSPTTVLTDEDLQQALAGCFQQLGLRERVLIIPPDFTRFHSQAGKITCMIHEQLGNHVVDVMPALGTHDAMESWQLERMYPSIPPGLIRVHDWRKDVVTIGQVPAEFVADVTDGLWTRPWPAQLNRLLWEGQHDLIMSIGQVVPHEVIGMANYNKNIFVGTGGSTGINESHFIGAAYGMERMMGRADTPLRRILNQAESLFCQHLPLLYVLTVVGEDERGQLVIRGLFIGDDPECFERASELSLQVNFTLMDQQPDTVVAYLDPEEFHSTWLGNKAVYRTRLLIADEGELIVLAPGVKTFGEDKQIDLLIRKYGYRKTEEVMKFVDEQDDLRQNLSAAAHLIHGSSEGRFRITYCPGHLTEAEVRGVGYQYGDLTEMIETYNPERLSDGWNDVEGKRIFFVRNPALGLWASKARLTNG from the coding sequence ATGAGTTTGTATTTTGCCGCCGGTTCGCCCACGACCGTGCTGACCGACGAGGATTTACAGCAAGCGCTTGCCGGCTGTTTTCAGCAATTAGGGTTGCGCGAGCGAGTGCTGATTATTCCGCCAGATTTTACCCGATTTCACAGTCAGGCTGGCAAGATCACTTGCATGATCCATGAACAGCTCGGGAATCATGTCGTCGATGTGATGCCCGCGCTGGGAACCCACGATGCGATGGAAAGCTGGCAGTTGGAGCGGATGTATCCCTCGATCCCGCCAGGCTTGATTCGTGTGCATGACTGGCGAAAAGATGTCGTGACGATTGGGCAAGTGCCCGCCGAGTTCGTTGCGGATGTGACCGATGGTTTATGGACACGGCCGTGGCCAGCGCAATTGAATCGGCTGCTTTGGGAAGGGCAACACGATCTGATCATGTCGATCGGGCAAGTCGTTCCCCACGAGGTCATTGGCATGGCCAACTACAATAAAAATATTTTCGTTGGGACCGGTGGCAGTACGGGTATTAATGAGAGTCATTTCATCGGAGCTGCGTACGGAATGGAGCGAATGATGGGACGAGCCGATACACCGCTTCGTCGCATCCTAAATCAAGCCGAGTCGCTTTTCTGTCAGCATTTGCCGCTGTTGTATGTGTTGACCGTTGTGGGGGAGGATGAAAGAGGTCAGCTTGTGATCCGCGGACTTTTTATCGGCGATGATCCAGAGTGTTTCGAGCGAGCCAGTGAATTGTCTCTGCAAGTGAATTTTACCTTGATGGATCAGCAGCCTGATACGGTGGTGGCTTATCTCGACCCCGAAGAATTCCATAGTACGTGGCTGGGTAACAAGGCTGTCTATCGGACTCGACTGTTAATTGCCGATGAGGGCGAATTGATTGTGCTGGCGCCCGGAGTGAAAACATTCGGAGAGGACAAACAAATCGATCTGCTGATTCGTAAATATGGCTACAGAAAGACGGAAGAAGTCATGAAGTTCGTCGACGAGCAGGATGACCTGCGGCAGAATCTATCGGCAGCAGCTCATCTGATTCACGGCTCGTCGGAAGGGCGATTTCGAATCACCTACTGCCCAGGTCATCTGACAGAAGCCGAAGTCCGAGGCGTGGGTTATCAGTATGGAGATTTGACGGAGATGATTGAGACTTACAATCCAGAACGACTTTCTGATGGCTGGAATGACGTTGAGGGGAAACGGATTTTCTTCGTCCGAAATCCCGCACTCGGTCTCTGGGCGTCGAAAGCGAGGTTGACCAACGGATGA
- a CDS encoding DUF1080 domain-containing protein gives MGREWPTSSCFFVGEDRKTTFKDFHFKVDVMTTPGSNSVIYFHTKYVDAGWPNRGYEAQVNATHTDPKKTPGLYNVKDNFKSPAKDNEWFTYEIIVKGKHIVVKINGETITDYTEPANLDRPERQLSSDRMALQAHDPKSKVLYKNLQVKPLTD, from the coding sequence ATTGGTCGTGAATGGCCCACGAGCTCATGTTTTTTTGTCGGCGAGGACAGAAAAACTACCTTCAAAGACTTTCACTTCAAAGTAGATGTCATGACGACTCCTGGCTCAAACTCCGTAATCTACTTCCACACCAAATACGTTGATGCCGGCTGGCCCAATCGTGGTTACGAGGCGCAAGTGAATGCGACGCACACGGACCCCAAGAAGACGCCCGGCTTGTACAATGTCAAAGACAATTTCAAGTCACCGGCCAAGGACAACGAGTGGTTTACCTACGAGATTATCGTTAAGGGCAAGCACATCGTCGTGAAGATCAATGGCGAAACCATCACTGACTACACCGAACCGGCCAATTTGGATCGACCAGAACGTCAACTCTCGAGCGATCGAATGGCGTTACAAGCCCACGATCCCAAGAGCAAGGTTCTTTACAAGAATCTTCAGGTGAAACCTCTCACTGACTGA
- a CDS encoding ROK family protein gives MERPLFAGVDVGGTNIKLGIVDNQGQTILKRSIATDEEQGPAAAMERVADQIKKMMGELNLSADGIAAVGLATPGTMDLKAGLLLHPHNLPHWWEFPIRDCLRECCHLPVWFGNDANVAALGEFWVGIGSNHSSIAFLTLGTGVGGGIIIDSQVIDGENSAGSELGHTIIDFTGSGRMCGCGQRGHLEAYASGKAVVQRTLEQLSQGIKSGLSDRLAEAGELTPLMVAEEAERGDSLAREIVLDTAKYLGVGAVNVMHTVDPSAVIFGGAMNFGGSDSELGMEFLNRIRQEVRDRAFPVLVERTRIDFATLGGDAGYIGAAGMARNGQQSSSINE, from the coding sequence ATGGAACGGCCGCTTTTCGCTGGCGTTGACGTTGGCGGTACCAATATCAAATTAGGGATCGTTGACAATCAAGGTCAAACGATCCTGAAGCGGTCGATTGCCACCGATGAGGAGCAGGGACCGGCCGCTGCGATGGAGCGGGTTGCTGACCAAATCAAGAAGATGATGGGCGAGCTGAATCTGTCGGCGGACGGTATCGCTGCTGTCGGATTGGCCACTCCTGGCACGATGGATCTCAAGGCCGGTTTACTGTTGCACCCGCATAATCTGCCACATTGGTGGGAGTTCCCGATCCGAGATTGCCTGCGGGAGTGTTGTCATTTACCCGTCTGGTTTGGAAACGATGCCAATGTGGCCGCTTTGGGTGAATTCTGGGTCGGTATCGGAAGCAATCATTCGAGCATTGCTTTCTTGACACTGGGAACAGGAGTCGGTGGGGGAATTATCATCGATTCTCAGGTCATTGACGGTGAGAATAGCGCTGGTAGTGAGTTAGGTCACACGATCATTGACTTTACCGGGTCAGGACGCATGTGCGGCTGTGGTCAGCGAGGTCATTTAGAGGCGTATGCGAGTGGTAAAGCGGTCGTACAGCGTACTCTCGAACAATTGTCTCAGGGGATCAAAAGTGGATTGTCGGATCGACTTGCTGAAGCTGGTGAATTAACGCCACTGATGGTTGCCGAAGAAGCGGAACGCGGAGATTCTCTGGCGCGAGAAATCGTACTCGATACGGCCAAGTATCTGGGGGTTGGAGCAGTCAATGTGATGCACACGGTTGACCCCAGCGCGGTGATTTTTGGTGGAGCGATGAATTTCGGGGGCTCCGACAGTGAATTAGGAATGGAGTTTCTCAACCGTATTCGACAGGAGGTTCGCGACAGGGCCTTTCCTGTGTTGGTGGAACGCACCCGCATCGATTTTGCGACGCTAGGCGGTGATGCCGGCTATATTGGTGCGGCGGGTATGGCGCGAAATGGGCAGCAAAGTTCTTCGATCAATGAATGA
- a CDS encoding histidine phosphatase family protein, with translation MSVLRRLVVLRHAKSSWASGATTDHQRPLNARGQSDAPRVGRALIEAGWLPQMILSSDSQRTRETYQRMVSEFPTEIPVQFHATLYHAGLSEILAEAPAVSEEVTTLLVLGHNPGWQEAVRQLSGEEIAMKTANAALLEGEGLDWIDALQKRGGWRLVDTICARDLS, from the coding sequence ATGTCCGTACTACGACGACTGGTTGTACTCCGACATGCGAAGAGTTCGTGGGCCAGTGGTGCGACCACTGACCATCAACGTCCCTTAAATGCACGCGGACAAAGCGATGCGCCCCGCGTTGGGAGGGCATTAATTGAGGCCGGTTGGTTACCCCAGATGATTCTCAGTAGCGACTCACAACGCACTCGTGAGACCTACCAACGGATGGTCTCCGAGTTTCCGACGGAGATTCCTGTCCAATTTCACGCTACTTTGTACCATGCCGGACTGTCCGAAATTCTCGCCGAAGCGCCTGCCGTTTCCGAGGAGGTGACAACACTGTTGGTGCTTGGACACAATCCAGGTTGGCAAGAGGCCGTTCGCCAACTGTCAGGGGAAGAGATCGCGATGAAGACCGCAAATGCTGCCTTGCTCGAAGGCGAGGGTCTCGATTGGATAGACGCTCTGCAGAAAAGAGGCGGCTGGCGTCTTGTGGATACAATCTGCGCCCGAGATCTTTCCTGA
- the lepA gene encoding translation elongation factor 4, whose amino-acid sequence MSKIIHPNCQNIRNFCIVAHIDHGKSTLADRLLESTGTVEHREMKEQLLDDMELERARGITIKARAVCMKFRRDDGETFELNLIDTPGHVDFHYEVSRSLTCCEGALLLVDAFQGVEAQTVANAYAAMEHDLTIIPVVNKIDLSHARTDQVIEEMEQSLGVESDDVLRVSAKSGIGISDLLDSILERVPAPEGDPDGGLQAMVFDSNYDRFRGAITYVRIMNGTICKGEKLRFMRAGTTHEVIEVGQFTPQREACDALHAGQVGYLICNIKSIDAVHIGDTICHAADESIEALIGYQEPKRMVYCGLFPSDGQDFEELRDALNRLSINDPSFEFEPETSEALGFGFRCGFLGLLHMEIVQQRLEQESDIDLVQTAPNVTYEVVKSRTGETVEIHRPQEVPDSGDIDEFRQPIVRVNLVQPTEFIGPVMQLCQDRRGILIRTEYLSPTRAMLTYDLPLAEVIYDLHDKLKSVTRGYGTMDYEFLGYQPAELVRLDILVNGNRVDALSVICDRRDADRRGRAVVKKLKNEIDRHMFEVAVQAAIGSRVIARETVPAMRKNVTAKCYGGDISRKRKLWAKQREGKKRMKSIGQVDIPQKAFMAVLDTGEAKK is encoded by the coding sequence GTGTCAAAAATAATCCACCCGAATTGCCAGAATATTCGCAACTTTTGCATCGTTGCTCACATTGACCATGGGAAGAGCACGCTTGCCGATCGATTGCTCGAATCTACCGGAACGGTCGAGCATCGTGAGATGAAGGAACAGTTGCTCGATGATATGGAACTGGAACGTGCTCGGGGAATTACGATCAAAGCGCGAGCCGTGTGCATGAAGTTTCGCCGAGATGATGGGGAAACGTTTGAGCTGAATTTGATCGACACTCCAGGGCACGTCGATTTCCATTACGAGGTTTCCCGATCTCTCACTTGTTGCGAAGGTGCCTTGCTGCTTGTGGATGCCTTTCAGGGCGTTGAAGCTCAAACCGTTGCCAACGCCTATGCGGCCATGGAACATGATTTGACGATTATTCCCGTCGTCAACAAGATCGATCTTTCGCATGCCCGTACAGACCAAGTTATTGAGGAAATGGAGCAGTCGCTGGGTGTGGAGTCGGATGACGTTTTGCGGGTGAGTGCAAAAAGTGGAATTGGAATTAGCGACTTGCTGGATTCGATTCTCGAACGTGTACCGGCTCCCGAAGGCGATCCTGATGGGGGGCTTCAAGCGATGGTCTTCGACTCGAACTATGATCGTTTTCGTGGTGCCATCACCTATGTTCGAATCATGAATGGAACAATTTGCAAAGGTGAAAAGCTGCGATTCATGCGCGCCGGCACCACGCACGAAGTCATCGAAGTCGGACAGTTTACGCCCCAACGAGAAGCTTGTGATGCCTTGCATGCGGGGCAGGTGGGGTATTTGATCTGTAACATCAAATCAATAGATGCCGTCCATATCGGAGACACGATTTGCCATGCGGCGGATGAGTCGATTGAAGCACTGATCGGATATCAGGAACCGAAGCGGATGGTCTACTGCGGTTTGTTCCCATCCGATGGGCAAGATTTTGAAGAACTGCGCGACGCGCTCAATCGACTCTCGATTAATGACCCCAGCTTTGAGTTCGAACCCGAGACGAGCGAGGCTTTAGGTTTTGGCTTTCGTTGCGGATTCCTGGGTTTGCTGCACATGGAAATCGTACAACAACGCCTGGAGCAGGAATCGGATATCGACTTGGTGCAAACCGCACCCAATGTGACCTATGAGGTTGTCAAAAGTAGGACGGGTGAAACGGTCGAGATTCATCGTCCCCAAGAGGTACCCGATTCGGGCGATATTGACGAATTTCGTCAACCAATCGTGCGCGTCAATCTGGTGCAACCCACCGAGTTCATCGGCCCTGTGATGCAACTCTGTCAGGATCGTCGAGGAATCCTGATTCGGACGGAGTACCTGTCACCCACTCGAGCCATGTTGACCTACGACTTGCCCCTGGCGGAAGTCATCTACGATCTGCACGATAAATTGAAAAGTGTCACACGCGGCTATGGTACGATGGATTATGAGTTCCTCGGCTATCAGCCGGCCGAACTGGTGCGACTTGATATTCTCGTTAACGGCAACCGCGTCGATGCACTCTCCGTCATCTGCGATCGTCGTGATGCGGATCGTCGAGGTCGTGCCGTTGTTAAAAAATTGAAGAATGAGATAGATCGACACATGTTCGAAGTGGCTGTGCAAGCTGCGATCGGATCTCGCGTGATTGCTCGTGAAACGGTGCCTGCCATGCGAAAGAATGTTACCGCCAAATGCTACGGTGGTGATATCTCGCGAAAACGTAAGTTGTGGGCCAAGCAACGCGAGGGAAAAAAACGGATGAAGTCGATTGGGCAGGTCGACATCCCACAGAAAGCCTTTATGGCCGTGCTCGATACGGGTGAGGCCAAAAAGTAA